The DNA window AGTTGAAAAAGATTTGATGTTCGGTCCCTTGAATTTTGCTGTCGACCAACAGCATGCCAAAGAAAATGCACGGAAAATTCTGGCAGTTGTTGATTTGCCAGAATCCGTCTTACGCTTATCGCCGCTTGACTTATCTGGTGGACAAAGACGACGCATTGCGATCGCTGGCGTTTTGATCAATGATCCGCAAATTCTACTACTCGATGAACCGACCGTTGGTCTAGACCCTGAGAATCATCTCGAATTGATGGCATTGTTCAAAAAATTAAATCAGCAAGAAAAAACAATTATCATGGTCAGCCACGATATGAACGACGTAGCCAAATATTCTGATCAAGTGATCGTTTTGAATCAAGGGAAACTTATAAAAAAAGCAAGTCCTGAAATTATTTTCGCTGATGAACCTTTTTTAAAAAGCCAACAGCTGGCTCTTCCAGATACGATTGCTTTTGCCAATGAGCTAAAAAAACTCGGCCTCAAATTAGATGAACCGATCAAAGATGAGCAAGAACTTATTTTAGCCATTCGTAAACAATTTTTATTAAGGAAAAAAATATGAATAGCGACCGCTTGATTCTTGGACGTTATCTGCCAGGAAACTCATTAATTCACCGCTTGGATCCTAGAGTAAAACTGCTGATCACGTTCAGTTTTATCCTACTCACTTTTTTTGCTGATAATTGGCAGACTATCACGTTGCTATTCTTGACCGTTTTTCTTTGTCTCGTGATCGCAAAAATTCGCTTATCATTTTTCTTAAATGGACTGCGGCCAATGATGTGGCTAATTATTTTTACTGTACTAATGCAACTGCTTTTTTCCAGCGGCGGCAAACTTTATTGGCATTGGGGCTGGCTCAGCATTTCCCAGCTCGGTATCGCGACTGGTGCAATTGTTTTCTTTCGTTTCGTTTTAATTATTTTTATTTCAACACTGCTGACTCTGACAACAACGCCAACGCAATTAGCCGATGCGATCGCTAGTTTATTAAAACCCCTGAAAATAGTCCATTTTCCAGTGGACGAAGTTGCATTAATGTTATCGCTGTCTTTACGCTTTGTGCCAACTTTAATGGATGAAAGCAGTAGGATCATGAATGCTCAACGAGCCCGCGGCGTCGATTTTGGTCAGGGCAATCTTTTTCAGCAAATGCAATTGATCGTACCGGTTTTGATACCTCAATTTATCGCCAGTTTTTATCGTGCCGACCAGTTAGCTGATGCCATGGAATCCCGAGGCTATCACGGTACTGCTGGCAGGACAAAATTCCGTCAATTAAAGCTGCATTGGTTCGATTCAATAGTTGTCATCGCTTTTATATGTTTATTAGCAGCTGTTTTCTTTTTAAAATCCTGAAACAGGTATTAAAACACATAATAATAAAATCAATATCTGGGCAGCACCGACAAACAATAAATTGTTAATAGCTGTCTGAAAAGTTGTGTGTTTATTTTGCTCTTTCATAAAGATTTTGATATTTTTAATCACGTATGGCAGCAGCAGTAAACTTAGTAAACTCCAAAATGGCAGGTAGCTAAAAATCACCGAAATAATTATAAAAACAAAGGCTGATGCTGGCCAGAGCGGGTACAGCTGAACAGCCTTTTTTTGCCCTAAATAAAAAGGCAAAGTAAAACGCTCGTTTTTGATATCTTGCTTTAAATCACAAATATTGTCCGCATACATCACACTGCTATCAAAAATTGCAAAGGGCATGCCTACAAACATTAATTGAATCAGTAATGGCAAATTAATCGAAAGCAAAAGGATCCAGCCGCTATGAAAATCTAGTGTGATTGGCAAGTGCGGCATGTTCACAAATGAGGCGATAAAAATCGTTCCAAAACCTTCAACCGGGCCTGACAGAATTTCGCCCAATGGCAAACGTGACAAAGGAAAAGGACCATATGTATAAAATATGGCCACAGCGATCGCTGCACCGCCGATAAATAATAAAATCAAATTTGTCCTCAAAACAAGAATGAGACCCATTAGACAGGCAGTCGCAAGCAAACACAACATAAATATCATGACTTGTTTAGGATTCAAACGTTCTCGACTGATCACATTAGTTGTTTTTAAATAATTGAGATCTTTGGCTTTTTTAAAATCTTGCACATGATTAAAGCCAGACACAAATAAAGCAATACAAAATTGGCCAACGAAATAAATCAGCGTATTTAACCAATCAATTCGGCCGAATGCATATTGAGCATATACAACGCCAAACAAAAAAGGCATCAAGACAGTCGTTTTCTGTGGCAAACTAATCAATTCTAAAAATAGAGGCCAGGTTATTTTATTGTATTTTGCTTCAGTCATTATTTATTTTCCAATTGGTTTTATTCAGTACAAAGTACAAAAAAACCTGTGGACAAAATCATCAACAGGTATTCTCATTAGCCAACATTAATCTGAGTAAACAATATTTGAAACTTTCAAAGTTTGTGTGT is part of the Oenococcus sicerae genome and encodes:
- a CDS encoding energy-coupling factor transporter ATPase, translating into MEIIFKHVAYSYQTHTPFQNNALEDINFEIASGSFTSIIGSTGSGKSTVLQLIDGLIEPTGGSLAVGDYYFDQMTHLKKLKNLRQKIGFIFQFAENQLFEETVEKDLMFGPLNFAVDQQHAKENARKILAVVDLPESVLRLSPLDLSGGQRRRIAIAGVLINDPQILLLDEPTVGLDPENHLELMALFKKLNQQEKTIIMVSHDMNDVAKYSDQVIVLNQGKLIKKASPEIIFADEPFLKSQQLALPDTIAFANELKKLGLKLDEPIKDEQELILAIRKQFLLRKKI
- a CDS encoding energy-coupling factor transporter transmembrane component T family protein; amino-acid sequence: MNSDRLILGRYLPGNSLIHRLDPRVKLLITFSFILLTFFADNWQTITLLFLTVFLCLVIAKIRLSFFLNGLRPMMWLIIFTVLMQLLFSSGGKLYWHWGWLSISQLGIATGAIVFFRFVLIIFISTLLTLTTTPTQLADAIASLLKPLKIVHFPVDEVALMLSLSLRFVPTLMDESSRIMNAQRARGVDFGQGNLFQQMQLIVPVLIPQFIASFYRADQLADAMESRGYHGTAGRTKFRQLKLHWFDSIVVIAFICLLAAVFFLKS
- a CDS encoding UbiA family prenyltransferase → MTEAKYNKITWPLFLELISLPQKTTVLMPFLFGVVYAQYAFGRIDWLNTLIYFVGQFCIALFVSGFNHVQDFKKAKDLNYLKTTNVISRERLNPKQVMIFMLCLLATACLMGLILVLRTNLILLFIGGAAIAVAIFYTYGPFPLSRLPLGEILSGPVEGFGTIFIASFVNMPHLPITLDFHSGWILLLSINLPLLIQLMFVGMPFAIFDSSVMYADNICDLKQDIKNERFTLPFYLGQKKAVQLYPLWPASAFVFIIISVIFSYLPFWSLLSLLLLPYVIKNIKIFMKEQNKHTTFQTAINNLLFVGAAQILILLLCVLIPVSGF